Genomic segment of Caldanaerovirga acetigignens:
TTACGGGCAGCATTTCTTCCAGCCAAATTCTAAAATAAAGTTCGAACTTAGGTATAGGAATGGCCGAAAAGTTCCCCGTGCGGTTTATCAGGACGTACAAAATTCCGACCGCCAGGCTAAGTGTAAAAAGATTTCCAACGCTAAAGAGCGGCTTATTCAACGGAACTTTCCCGTATTGAAATCTTACGTAGATAAGTCCGATTAACAAAAATGAAGCGATGTACATTGCTTTAATTCCGCGAAACTTTTCTAAGCCAACGATAAAATCCATATCGCTGCATATTCCGGTTATCAATAGGGCCCCTGCAAAAGTCAATGCGGTTGCCCTCCCAAGTGTTAAAATTCCACTTTCAATGCTCTGCCCTAAATTCTTAACAATAGACCCGTCTACCGGCATCTCCCGGCTTACGGCAAGACAAGGATAGATTATTGAGACCATAAGGCTCGAAGCACTTCTAAAGAGCGAAAAATCTATCAAAGCCAGTATCGATATAATACCCCACAAGCTTATAGAAGAAAGCAGAGCATGACTTTCCTTTATTTCAAATATGCGAAGGAGATAATAAAGCCCCGGTATCAGCCCTAAAGAAGCAACTGACGGGATCAGTATCAATGCAGGGCCTGATATTTGATCTTTTGAAAATGAAGAAGCTTTCTGGGGATAAAGTCCCGGTTTAAAGCCCGCAGATATTACGTCATCGTATATATTTTTTATGTGTTCTTTATTGTACCTTATAAGGTCCTCATCGCCAGATAGAAAAAGGTGCAGACAAAGCAACCTGTCATTTCTATCTCTTACAGCGAGGAGATACTCCTGCATCCATTTGTGCGCAGGACGATTGTACACCCTTACGATGTCATATCCTTTTTCCCTAATACCCTTTCGTAAACTCTCCGTTTCTTTAAATTCATCAAGTCCCAGGCGGATGCCTTTTTCTTTTATCGCGTTAAAAAGCATTTTTGCAGCTTCAGACTCCTGCGGTATTTCATTGTTTTGAAGTATAAGAACCGAGATATTTTCATCAAAAACTTTGCTTACTTGTTTTATTTCTTGCGCAGTCTTTCCTTTTACATCTTTCATCATCAATACTACATTAAAACCCGAAGATATGGCAAAGTTTATCGACTGCTGGTCAAACCCCAGACCAATCCCACTAAAGCCGCTTCTCCCATCAATTTCTTGAATTACGTATATGTCTTCACCCTCTTCGGTCATTATTTCATATCCTCTACAAGACAGTGCTGCTTTTAATTTGTCAAAGATTGCTTTGTCCCGTGAAAATATATAATAGCTTTCCGGGTTGAAATCCTCCCTGGAGATAATTCGCTTTGTCAGTTCGTTTTCCACTCCTAAAAAACGCTGGTGGTCCATTATCTGCCAACCCTTCAACACCAAAATCCGGCCTTTTTCAATGAAATCTCTTACCGTGGTTTCTTCTACCGCCAAGGAAGTGACCCCTGCTTTTTTAAATTCGCTTAAAATCTCTCCGAAGTCACGACCGGTAATCTTTGCAAGCTGCTTGACCTCACTTATAGGAACTGAAATTTCCACAACCTTGCTTTTTTGTTCTGCTATAATTTTCGATGCAAGGCCAAACAGAGAAAATGCTATGGAAACTATAAAAACCACCGTTAATCCCTTAATCCAAAGCTTCACTCAAACCGCCCCTTACTTCAGCAGTTCATCATAAATCCGCATGGTGTTTTCTGCCATTATCTTTGCTGTGAACTTTGATAATACCGTTTGCCTTGCATTTTCCCCTAACTTTTCCCGCATTTCATTAGACGTCAAAAGCCTTATTATTTTTTCTGCCAGAGCTCCTTCATCCTTAGGAGGCACTAGAACACCGTTTTCCCCGTCTTTTATAATCTCCGGTATGCCACCCGCTTCTGATGCCACAACGGGCTTCCCCAATGCCATGGATTCTAAAAGTGCAAGGGGCAAACCTTCGCTCAAAGATGGCATAAGGATTACGTCGAAATCAATGGCAATCTCTTCGACATCTTTTCTAAAACCCAAAAAAACTACTTTATCTTTGACACCCACTTTCCCGCACAAGTCTTCAAGGTAAGGTCTAAATGGGCCATCCCCTACCAAAACCAAGCGAGTATCATGAAATTTTTTTAATACTTCCGGCATGGCCCTTATGGCGTATTCATGGCCTTTTTCCGGTACAAGACGGCCTATCATTCCTATTAGAGGAATTCTTTCTGGCATGTTGAGTTCCTTTCTCAGTTTTCCGCAATTTCCTGAAATATTTGGAACATCTATTCCATTGTACACAGTTTTTATCAGCCAGGCCGGAACCCCAATTTCCATGAGACTCACCTTCACGGCTCTTGACACCGCAATGACCCGGTCGGTGAGGAGCTGGTAAAAAATTCGGTTTATTAGAGGCCTGAAAATACCCATCTCGCTTTTTTTCCCCATCCAGTGGCGGGTCAATACAACCCTCCGGCCCAAAAGCCTTCCGGCTATTCGCCCCGAAAGGCTGGCATGGGTATGGATTAAATCCACCTTTTCCCGGGCAATGATTCCTAAAATCTGCACCAGATGTAAGATTTTAAATGACTTTTCGCCGCCCTTTAGGAGATAAACCTTTACGCCTAAATCTTTTAAACGCTTTTCCAATTCTCCTCCGGCAGGACACGCCACAGCCACCGAATACCGACTTTCATCCCAGGCAGAAAGGAGGTTTAAAAGGTACCTGCCTGCCCCTCCTATATTAGTATCGGTTATGACGTGCAATACTTTCTTCATGACCTTTCGACTTCTCCCTTAGGCTCTGCAGTTTTTTCCGATGTAATTATAGCAGCCAGAATCCCTGCCATCTCCCAAAAAGTCATGCCAATCCTTGGGCTGAACCATACGTGGTCGAACAGCCCATGGAACAGGTGACCGGAAATTGCCCCTGCAATTGCCACAGCAAACACAGCTTTCTTTATATTTCCTACTCGCATAATTCTTGTTACTTCTTTAAGTTCAGCCCATACGAACCATATAAAGGAAACAAGCCCCAAAATGCCCATTTCCAGGCCAAGCTGCAGGTAAAAGTTGTGGGCGTGAAGTGCAGGAGTTCCTGCAATCATGTAATCCCTGTAAACCCTGGAAAATGCTCGAAGCCCGAGTCCCAATCCCGTTAACCAGTAATCCTTCAGCATCCTCAAGGTAGCAACCCATATAGTTACGCGGTAAGCATTTGAGCTATCTTCCAGGCTTCCTATACTCGCTATACGGTTGATAATAACGGTAGGTAAAAACACCGGCGATAATGCCGCAATTAACATCAAAACTGCAAACAACCTGCGGTCAACCGCCAGGGCGAAAACCAATACGGCTACGGCAAGCCCCAGCCAACCTCCTCGCGAAAGGGTCATCACAAGGCAGGTCAATATGATCCCCAGCATTCCACAAAATTTCAGTTTGCGCCCCACTTTATCAGACGTCCAGATAAATGCCAAAACCACCGGAATGGCGAAAACCAGATACTCAGCCAGCACATTTGGATTTTCCAAGGTCGCATAGACCCTTATAGTTATTTCCGGAAATAATTTTGTGTCCACCCATGCAATCGCAGTAGGTTTTCTTACGAAAAAATACTGATATATGCCGTATAGAGATATTCCAACCGTGGAAATCGTTTGAAAAAGAAGGGCCGTTTTCATCACCTTTTCTCTTCTGCAATAATGATAGAAAACCAGAAAAGTTATAAAATAAGCCGCATAAATAGGCAGCAGCTTCAAACTCTCAGACCGTGCTACTGAAAAAACCGCTGCTAAGATGGCTGAAGTGAAAAATAAAGCTGCTGGTACTATCCCGTTCGGAACCCCAAACTCTCCCTTCTTAGCTTTAAGTACCATGGCAACAAATGTGAACCCTATGAGCAAAACGCTGTAAATCGTGTCCACAAGGGGCAGTATGAAAGCCATGATATAAATTCCGAAATAGGGCTTCAGGTATAGTAAAAATGAAAGCATTAGCAAAACAATAAACTTGATAACGGTTATAGTCGGCAAAAAAAAGCAAAGCACTCCCAAAACAGCACCCAAAAACACATATACAAAACCGGCATTTTCATTATCAACAGCAGGCAAAGCCGCCTTCCGACCCCCGTCAAGGAGACCAGCCGCCTGCAGCAAAATGCTTCCTTTAAATACATCGTATAAATTCAAATTTATAAAATAGGAAGGAATCAAGATTCCTGCAGCAATTACAACAGCCGTGAATTCTCCAACCGACAAACCGGAAAAAATGCCTTTTAAAGCAGCGTAGGTAAATGTTGCAGGCAAGAAGACTAAAGACAGAATTTTAAAAGGTCGCATTTTAAAATTAAGCCATATTTCTGCTGAATACCTGTAACAAGAGCTATTTTCTACAGTATCCCTTATAATGCCTTTGAAAACGGAGAAACGGTTTGCCTTATTAAAAAACACTTTGCAAAAACGGCTGGATGACAAGGCTTCTTTCTCCCACGGCTCACTTTGCAATAAAAGCCCAATAAACCTTCCGCGCAATAGGGCTTTCGAAGTGCCGGCAATTTTTTCTAAAATCCTATATAGAACACTGTTCACCCATACTTCTCGAGAGAAAAGAAAGCCTATCGATTTTATAACCAAACTTTCAGCTATCCACCGAATTACAGCTTCCATATACTTTATGCCCCTTTATTTAAACTCATTAATTTCCATAACCGTAGCTACTACTGCGTAAAGGTTAGTCTTCATCTGGACAGCAGTCCCTATTCTTATTTCTGTTCCTCCCAATACAATGGCATTTTCCCCCACCGTCGCCGAACCTTCAACGGTCACGTAAACGTCTTTTAATACCGGATTTAGCACGCTTAAAACTCTGCCATCGGCGGTATTTACAAGAGTTTCAGCAGGTTTTACCTCAACTTTTGTAACTTTCCCAAGAAGGTTATTAGTCTTTGTTTCGCGGACTATATCCCCTTCCTTTATTACTTTAGCAGTGGCATCCCTGACGTCTTTCACCAACATCACAACCTGGATCGTCTTTTCCTCAGCAACTGAAGAATTTTTCTGCGGGTTTAATACAAATCTTGCCGCAACCGCAACAACCAGAATTATCACGAGCAAATCTATTACATTTATCAATCCAAATAATCTACCTTTTTTGTCAATAAAACTCATCGATTTACCTCCTCAAGAACTTTTGTGTAAACTTCCAAGACCTTATTTGTCATCGTACCAATAGAGAAATGCTCTTGTACTTTCTTTCTTCCGAACTCGCCTAATTCCTTTCTCAATTCTTGAGATGCTAAAATATCTTTAATGGCTTTAGCAAGGTTCTTCGAATTTGTAATTTGCCCCGTTCCCCGACCACTGAAATTGTGCCTTTTGGCATCCTCAAAGTTCTGCGGGGTAAGTGCTCCCATAAATCCGGCTTCACCTGCAATAATCACGGGTTTTTTCATAGCCATAGCCTCAAGAGCTACCCTTCCAACGCCCACCGCTACATCTGCAAGGCCCATCAAAGCGTACGTATCAAGTCTCGCACCTGTCACGATAACCCGCTGACCTTTCAAAACAGTATTGCACTTTTCGGCCTGCCCTCTTATGGCTTCCAGCTTGTCACCTTCGCCTACCACTAAAAGTTTCGCATTTGGGAAAGATGAGCAGATATCGGGCAT
This window contains:
- a CDS encoding DUF5693 family protein, with protein sequence MKLWIKGLTVVFIVSIAFSLFGLASKIIAEQKSKVVEISVPISEVKQLAKITGRDFGEILSEFKKAGVTSLAVEETTVRDFIEKGRILVLKGWQIMDHQRFLGVENELTKRIISREDFNPESYYIFSRDKAIFDKLKAALSCRGYEIMTEEGEDIYVIQEIDGRSGFSGIGLGFDQQSINFAISSGFNVVLMMKDVKGKTAQEIKQVSKVFDENISVLILQNNEIPQESEAAKMLFNAIKEKGIRLGLDEFKETESLRKGIREKGYDIVRVYNRPAHKWMQEYLLAVRDRNDRLLCLHLFLSGDEDLIRYNKEHIKNIYDDVISAGFKPGLYPQKASSFSKDQISGPALILIPSVASLGLIPGLYYLLRIFEIKESHALLSSISLWGIISILALIDFSLFRSASSLMVSIIYPCLAVSREMPVDGSIVKNLGQSIESGILTLGRATALTFAGALLITGICSDMDFIVGLEKFRGIKAMYIASFLLIGLIYVRFQYGKVPLNKPLFSVGNLFTLSLAVGILYVLINRTGNFSAIPIPKFELYFRIWLEEMLPVRPRTKEFLIGCPALVLAGGIKNPKRPGQFRLLLATGLLGELSLINTFSHFHANAVISIVRSFEGILLGSFIGSLVLIGFLTLCRKGNERE
- a CDS encoding glycosyltransferase family 4 protein, with product MKKVLHVITDTNIGGAGRYLLNLLSAWDESRYSVAVACPAGGELEKRLKDLGVKVYLLKGGEKSFKILHLVQILGIIAREKVDLIHTHASLSGRIAGRLLGRRVVLTRHWMGKKSEMGIFRPLINRIFYQLLTDRVIAVSRAVKVSLMEIGVPAWLIKTVYNGIDVPNISGNCGKLRKELNMPERIPLIGMIGRLVPEKGHEYAIRAMPEVLKKFHDTRLVLVGDGPFRPYLEDLCGKVGVKDKVVFLGFRKDVEEIAIDFDVILMPSLSEGLPLALLESMALGKPVVASEAGGIPEIIKDGENGVLVPPKDEGALAEKIIRLLTSNEMREKLGENARQTVLSKFTAKIMAENTMRIYDELLK
- a CDS encoding DUF4330 domain-containing protein, which translates into the protein MSFIDKKGRLFGLINVIDLLVIILVVAVAARFVLNPQKNSSVAEEKTIQVVMLVKDVRDATAKVIKEGDIVRETKTNNLLGKVTKVEVKPAETLVNTADGRVLSVLNPVLKDVYVTVEGSATVGENAIVLGGTEIRIGTAVQMKTNLYAVVATVMEINEFK
- a CDS encoding O-antigen ligase family protein; its protein translation is MEAVIRWIAESLVIKSIGFLFSREVWVNSVLYRILEKIAGTSKALLRGRFIGLLLQSEPWEKEALSSSRFCKVFFNKANRFSVFKGIIRDTVENSSCYRYSAEIWLNFKMRPFKILSLVFLPATFTYAALKGIFSGLSVGEFTAVVIAAGILIPSYFINLNLYDVFKGSILLQAAGLLDGGRKAALPAVDNENAGFVYVFLGAVLGVLCFFLPTITVIKFIVLLMLSFLLYLKPYFGIYIMAFILPLVDTIYSVLLIGFTFVAMVLKAKKGEFGVPNGIVPAALFFTSAILAAVFSVARSESLKLLPIYAAYFITFLVFYHYCRREKVMKTALLFQTISTVGISLYGIYQYFFVRKPTAIAWVDTKLFPEITIRVYATLENPNVLAEYLVFAIPVVLAFIWTSDKVGRKLKFCGMLGIILTCLVMTLSRGGWLGLAVAVLVFALAVDRRLFAVLMLIAALSPVFLPTVIINRIASIGSLEDSSNAYRVTIWVATLRMLKDYWLTGLGLGLRAFSRVYRDYMIAGTPALHAHNFYLQLGLEMGILGLVSFIWFVWAELKEVTRIMRVGNIKKAVFAVAIAGAISGHLFHGLFDHVWFSPRIGMTFWEMAGILAAIITSEKTAEPKGEVERS